Proteins from a genomic interval of Stegostoma tigrinum isolate sSteTig4 unplaced genomic scaffold, sSteTig4.hap1 scaffold_83, whole genome shotgun sequence:
- the LOC132209305 gene encoding uncharacterized protein LOC132209305 isoform X2 — MVNGGGAVDLLELHTAQRVFDQHKLTQTEQLLNVTEVINCLTSIYDVLEQNHKDLVNVPLCVDMCLNWLLNVFDTIETKPDSLSCLLAVINQRSGCVAVQHRDMLISHLQSVPAAEAQKALHCLQPHGHASGSEGNGLQSSEALSGSRSR, encoded by the exons tggatctgttggagttgcacacagcgcaACGCGTCtttgatcaacacaaattgacacaaaccgAGCAACTTctgaatgtgactgaagtaatcaactgtttaacgtccatttatgatgttttggaacaaaaccacaaggacttggtcaatgtgccactctgtgtcgacatgtgtctgaactggctgctgaacgtatttgatac CATCGAgaccaagccagacagcttgtcatgcttgttagcagtcatcaatcaaaggagtggatgtgttgccgttcagcaccgtgatatgttgatctcacacctgcagtctgtgccagctgcagaagcacagaaggcattgcattgtctccaaccacatggtcatgcttcaggttccgaggggaatggtctccagtcaagcgaggcactttcaggcagcagatctaggtaa
- the LOC132209305 gene encoding utrophin-like isoform X3 produces MVNGGGAVDLLELHTAQRVFDQHKLTQTEQLLNVTEVINCLTSIYDVLEQNHKDLVNVPLCVDMCLNWLLNVFDTQT; encoded by the exons tggatctgttggagttgcacacagcgcaACGCGTCtttgatcaacacaaattgacacaaaccgAGCAACTTctgaatgtgactgaagtaatcaactgtttaacgtccatttatgatgttttggaacaaaaccacaaggacttggtcaatgtgccactctgtgtcgacatgtgtctgaactggctgctgaacgtatttgatac acaaacatag